The following proteins come from a genomic window of Alicyclobacillus dauci:
- the odhB gene encoding 2-oxoglutarate dehydrogenase complex dihydrolipoyllysine-residue succinyltransferase, which translates to MAEVKVPTLGESIVEATIGQWLKNEGDAVESGEAIAELETDKVNLEVIAEEAGVLASITKQAGDTVAIGDTIAIIQAGAAGTAAPAAPKAEEPKQADPAPKAAPAPAQQAAPTASVPPVAGSGVRATPSVRRAALEKGIDINQVQSGRVELGHLAAPAAKVPAAAPASAPATTERTDEERVRMTRRRATIAKRLVEVQHTAAMLTTFNEVDMSAVMDVRKRRKEAFKDKHGVGLGFMSFFTKAVVGALKQFPRLNAEIQGEDMIIKHHYDIGIAVSTEGGLVVPVVRNADRLTFADIEGEIASLAARARDNKLGIEDLQGGTFTITNGGTFGSLMSTPILNAPQVGILGMHGIQQRPVSINGQVEIRPMMYLALSYDHRIVDGSEAVRFLVAVKQMIEDPESLLIEG; encoded by the coding sequence GTGGCAGAGGTAAAGGTACCAACGCTCGGTGAATCGATTGTCGAGGCTACGATTGGCCAATGGTTGAAGAACGAAGGTGACGCTGTTGAGTCAGGCGAAGCCATCGCTGAGTTGGAAACGGACAAAGTCAACCTTGAAGTGATTGCAGAAGAGGCTGGCGTTCTGGCCTCCATCACAAAGCAGGCTGGGGACACAGTTGCAATCGGCGATACCATCGCCATCATTCAAGCAGGTGCAGCTGGTACAGCAGCGCCTGCAGCACCCAAAGCCGAAGAACCGAAGCAAGCGGATCCGGCGCCAAAGGCAGCTCCGGCACCGGCACAGCAGGCAGCTCCAACTGCATCTGTTCCACCAGTTGCAGGTAGTGGCGTCCGGGCAACGCCTTCTGTTCGTCGTGCAGCCCTGGAAAAGGGAATTGACATTAACCAAGTTCAAAGTGGACGCGTCGAGTTAGGCCATTTGGCCGCTCCAGCGGCAAAAGTACCGGCTGCAGCACCAGCGTCGGCACCAGCAACCACGGAACGGACCGATGAAGAGCGTGTTCGCATGACCCGCCGTCGTGCGACCATCGCAAAGCGTCTTGTTGAAGTACAACATACTGCCGCAATGTTGACGACGTTTAACGAAGTGGACATGAGTGCAGTCATGGACGTCCGGAAGCGCCGCAAAGAGGCATTCAAGGATAAGCATGGCGTTGGTCTTGGCTTTATGTCGTTCTTTACGAAGGCAGTCGTCGGTGCACTCAAGCAGTTCCCTCGCTTGAACGCTGAAATTCAAGGCGAAGACATGATCATTAAGCACCACTACGATATCGGCATCGCAGTGTCTACCGAGGGTGGACTTGTTGTTCCGGTTGTCCGCAATGCGGATCGACTCACGTTTGCAGACATTGAAGGTGAAATTGCGTCATTGGCTGCGCGTGCTCGGGACAACAAGCTCGGTATTGAAGACCTGCAAGGAGGCACGTTCACCATCACGAACGGCGGCACGTTCGGCTCTTTGATGTCGACACCAATTTTGAACGCGCCGCAGGTCGGTATCCTCGGCATGCACGGCATCCAACAACGACCAGTTTCCATTAACGGGCAAGTGGAAATTCGCCCGATGATGTACTTGGCACTGTCATATGATCACCGTATCGTGGACGGCAGTGAAGCCGTTCGGTTCCTCGTGGCTGTCAAGCAAATGATTGAGGATCCGGAATCATTGTTGATTGAAGGCTAA
- a CDS encoding ABC transporter substrate-binding protein — protein MKKSKIALGVFLVGALTAAVGCGSGTSGSGGNGTGANGGGSSTNSSTKQTITFLHWRGEDVPTFNKIISEFEQKNPNITVQMQVIPSDQYIAQAQANLTGSHGADVFTSFPGAEFTAIAKAGLYTDLSGQAFIQDYNSNLLGSGQQDGKQLAVPYQVVFNMPVYNQDLFSKLGLQPPTDWNGFLQLCQKLKANGDTPIVFAGKVSAGQFFNDMVMNNVPDPKVFTGLLDGSSKLTDSGFLKTFQQLSELAKKGYFQNGPLGTSQDAATAIFAQGKSGMLALGSYQITPVNKDNNSAFKMGLMAPITTDSPDQAKYVGIDTTTFMLGVNAKSQHKAAAEKFIDFLSQPDIAAEYANGTSQMVTVKNVNYTDPALKAMEPELTKALRFQPMYTLTNQQVVDAVTNTVEDVISGTDPTAAAEKGQKAIDQALSQK, from the coding sequence ATGAAAAAGTCTAAAATCGCTCTTGGCGTGTTTCTAGTCGGCGCACTGACGGCCGCCGTTGGCTGCGGAAGTGGCACCAGTGGTAGTGGAGGAAACGGAACGGGTGCGAACGGTGGCGGGAGTTCCACTAACAGCAGCACGAAGCAAACGATCACTTTCCTTCACTGGCGTGGCGAGGACGTTCCGACCTTCAACAAGATTATCAGTGAGTTTGAACAAAAAAACCCGAACATTACGGTACAAATGCAGGTCATTCCTTCGGACCAGTACATCGCACAGGCACAGGCCAATCTGACGGGTTCACACGGTGCGGACGTGTTCACATCGTTTCCGGGTGCTGAGTTTACTGCGATTGCGAAAGCAGGGCTGTACACTGATTTGAGTGGGCAAGCATTTATTCAAGACTACAATTCAAATCTCCTTGGTTCCGGTCAGCAGGACGGTAAACAACTGGCCGTCCCGTATCAAGTCGTCTTCAACATGCCCGTCTATAACCAGGACTTGTTCAGTAAGCTGGGTTTACAGCCGCCGACGGACTGGAACGGGTTCCTCCAGTTGTGCCAGAAGCTGAAGGCTAACGGTGACACGCCTATCGTTTTTGCCGGTAAAGTCAGCGCGGGTCAGTTCTTCAATGACATGGTTATGAATAACGTGCCGGATCCGAAAGTGTTTACGGGTCTGCTTGACGGATCGTCCAAGTTGACCGACTCAGGATTTCTGAAGACATTCCAGCAACTGAGTGAACTTGCGAAGAAGGGCTACTTCCAGAATGGACCGCTCGGCACGTCGCAAGATGCCGCTACGGCGATTTTTGCCCAGGGCAAATCAGGCATGCTGGCACTCGGTTCCTATCAAATCACGCCGGTGAACAAGGACAACAACAGTGCATTTAAGATGGGGCTAATGGCACCGATCACGACGGACAGCCCAGACCAAGCAAAGTATGTCGGCATCGATACAACGACGTTTATGCTCGGTGTCAATGCAAAATCGCAACACAAGGCCGCCGCAGAGAAATTTATCGACTTCCTGTCGCAACCGGACATTGCAGCTGAATACGCAAACGGAACATCACAGATGGTCACCGTTAAGAATGTGAACTACACTGATCCCGCTTTGAAGGCAATGGAACCGGAACTCACCAAGGCATTACGCTTCCAACCCATGTACACCCTGACCAATCAGCAGGTCGTTGATGCAGTTACAAACACGGTTGAAGACGTCATTTCGGGGACTGATCCGACGGCAGCAGCAGAAAAGGGACAAAAGGCGATCGATCAAGCCCTCAGCCAAAAATAA
- a CDS encoding carbohydrate ABC transporter permease, translating into MKTKKSIYLFMIPGGLLFLVFFAVPTIYGLSLSFTNWDGLSNGFKWVGFSNYVNLFTNDTTFHQAVGNTLKFVVSVVIIQSFFSLVFALILLRNTKVNVFLRTLYFFPTILASVSVAFIWTFIYDPNIGILNAVLKIVGLGHLAHAWIGDPTMVIYSLAMAEIWAHTGQLLIIYLAGLQQIPVEMNEVARIEGASRWQIFWKVTWPLLTPATTIVVAYTTIQSFRAFDLVYAMTNGGPGSSSEILATYIYHQAFQYNHVGYASAVAMIFMVVIAIITMLQFGILRFRKSA; encoded by the coding sequence GTGAAGACGAAAAAGTCGATCTACTTGTTCATGATTCCAGGTGGCCTATTGTTCCTCGTGTTTTTCGCCGTCCCAACCATCTACGGGCTGTCCTTGAGCTTCACCAATTGGGACGGCTTATCGAATGGATTCAAGTGGGTCGGCTTCAGTAACTACGTCAATCTATTTACGAACGACACGACATTTCACCAAGCGGTCGGGAACACGCTGAAGTTTGTCGTCAGTGTCGTCATTATCCAGTCGTTTTTCTCGCTTGTCTTTGCCTTGATTCTACTTAGAAATACAAAAGTGAACGTCTTTTTGAGAACTCTGTACTTTTTCCCGACGATCCTCGCGTCTGTTTCTGTCGCCTTTATCTGGACATTTATATACGACCCAAATATCGGGATTCTCAATGCCGTTCTCAAGATAGTTGGACTTGGACATCTAGCGCATGCTTGGATTGGCGATCCCACCATGGTCATATACAGTCTGGCCATGGCCGAAATATGGGCACATACTGGGCAATTGCTCATCATTTATCTGGCGGGACTACAACAAATCCCAGTTGAGATGAATGAAGTTGCCCGCATAGAAGGGGCCAGTCGCTGGCAGATATTCTGGAAAGTTACGTGGCCGTTACTTACCCCGGCGACAACGATTGTGGTTGCCTACACGACGATTCAGTCGTTCCGAGCGTTCGACTTGGTATACGCCATGACGAACGGTGGACCCGGATCGTCGTCGGAAATTTTGGCGACATACATTTACCACCAGGCATTTCAGTACAACCATGTAGGTTACGCGTCTGCAGTGGCCATGATTTTCATGGTCGTCATCGCTATCATTACCATGCTTCAATTCGGCATCTTGCGGTTTCGTAAGAGTGCATAA